One window from the genome of Carnobacteriaceae bacterium zg-84 encodes:
- a CDS encoding ECF transporter S component, with protein sequence MSTKQSHIKQLTLFSLFTAILIMQTFIPVLGYIHLGFVDFTIVHITVILAACLLGSKLGTGIGLTWGLLSMIKAYTTAGILNPLFYNPLISVLPRMLVGLLAGVLFQLLSKKISLTMSAVIASFIGTITNTGLVLGGFYVFGYQFIANTLPNPSQSGDVVLGFILTLISTNTLFELLSAIIVTPALVKPLSSLFKK encoded by the coding sequence ATGTCAACAAAACAAAGTCATATCAAACAATTAACACTATTTTCTTTATTTACAGCTATTTTAATCATGCAAACATTCATTCCCGTTTTAGGATATATTCATCTAGGCTTTGTCGACTTTACTATCGTTCATATTACTGTTATTTTAGCTGCCTGTCTTTTAGGTTCAAAATTAGGAACAGGGATTGGCTTAACATGGGGATTGCTTTCAATGATAAAAGCCTACACAACAGCAGGTATTTTAAATCCCCTATTTTATAATCCTCTTATCTCCGTCCTACCTAGAATGCTTGTAGGTTTATTGGCAGGAGTTCTTTTTCAATTATTAAGTAAAAAAATTAGCTTAACCATGTCTGCGGTCATTGCCTCATTCATTGGGACCATCACAAATACAGGACTTGTCCTAGGTGGATTTTATGTCTTTGGCTATCAATTTATCGCCAACACACTCCCAAATCCATCTCAATCAGGAGATGTTGTTCTCGGATTTATTTTGACACTTATTTCTACAAATACATTATTTGAATTATTATCAGCAATTATTGTAACACCCGCATTAGTCAAACCTTTATCATCCCTATTCAAAAAATAA
- a CDS encoding metal ABC transporter ATP-binding protein has protein sequence MAYIDVHQLSFSYDAERVLDNISFQLEAGEFAILTGENGAAKSTLLKLILGLLKPQEGSAHISPVNQFGQKMLIGYAPQQIASFNVGFPSRVYDLVASGRYANGKWFKRLDAHDKEHIEKSLKSVGMWDLKYKRIGDLSGGQKQRIFLARLFATDPDLLILDEPTTGMDIQSRKQFYDLLKHSCQHHHKAVLMVTHEDDILDDYIDKHVHLVRKEHSPWRCFSMISCKERS, from the coding sequence ATGGCGTATATTGACGTTCATCAGTTATCTTTTTCCTATGATGCTGAAAGAGTTTTAGATAATATATCCTTTCAATTAGAAGCTGGAGAGTTTGCCATTTTAACTGGAGAAAATGGTGCAGCTAAGTCGACGTTATTAAAGTTGATTTTAGGTTTATTAAAACCTCAAGAAGGTTCAGCACATATTAGTCCAGTGAATCAATTTGGACAAAAAATGTTAATTGGATATGCTCCACAACAAATTGCTTCATTCAATGTGGGGTTTCCTAGTCGTGTGTATGATTTAGTTGCATCAGGACGATATGCAAATGGAAAATGGTTCAAACGTTTAGATGCACATGATAAAGAGCATATTGAAAAATCATTAAAATCGGTTGGTATGTGGGACTTGAAGTATAAACGTATTGGGGATTTATCTGGTGGGCAAAAACAAAGAATTTTTTTAGCGCGTTTATTTGCTACAGATCCAGATTTATTGATTTTAGATGAACCAACAACTGGTATGGATATTCAATCACGGAAACAGTTTTATGATTTGTTAAAACATAGTTGCCAACACCACCATAAAGCTGTTTTAATGGTAACCCATGAGGACGATATATTAGATGATTATATTGACAAACATGTACATTTAGTGAGAAAGGAGCATTCACCATGGAGATGTTTCAGTATGATTTCATGCAAAGAGCGTTCTTAG
- a CDS encoding phosphomevalonate kinase: MITVNVPGKLFIVGEYAVTSPHQPAIIAPVERFLTARIDDYHDNIIFSEQHKHTLVHFTREKEQISATPNLYPLITTAIHITESYLTITPKPFRLDISSDLDAPDGTKYGLGSSGAVTVATIKAVGAFYGKTLDNLTVYKLAVLTHLSLNSVGSFGDIATIAFGKLIAYTMCDIDWLKHQQHTCSIQEIIHQKWKDLSIECLTLPKNLSFLIGWTGTPASTELLVKEMKKQKESALYQTFLMDNKDCTNQCIQAIKEQNISVIKACIQKNRNQLQQLSRYIETPTLKTLCDIAERYGSVAKTSGAGGGDCGICLVENVQQKENIISAWNQAAILHLGEIGGNYDTASQSKR, from the coding sequence ATGATAACCGTAAACGTACCTGGAAAATTATTTATTGTGGGAGAATATGCCGTGACATCACCTCATCAGCCTGCCATTATCGCACCTGTCGAGCGTTTTTTGACGGCACGTATTGACGACTATCACGACAATATTATTTTTTCAGAACAACATAAACACACACTCGTTCACTTCACAAGGGAGAAGGAACAGATTTCAGCAACACCAAATCTATATCCGCTCATAACAACAGCCATTCACATAACAGAAAGTTATTTAACGATTACACCAAAGCCGTTCCGTTTAGATATTTCATCGGATTTAGATGCACCAGATGGAACAAAATATGGTTTAGGTTCTAGTGGTGCCGTTACCGTCGCAACCATTAAAGCCGTGGGCGCTTTCTACGGAAAAACACTAGACAATCTTACCGTCTATAAATTGGCTGTCTTAACACATCTATCTTTAAATAGCGTCGGTTCTTTTGGTGACATTGCCACTATTGCATTCGGCAAGCTAATCGCCTATACGATGTGTGATATTGACTGGTTAAAGCACCAACAACACACATGCTCCATTCAAGAAATTATTCATCAAAAATGGAAAGACTTATCTATTGAATGCCTTACTTTACCTAAAAACCTTTCTTTTTTAATCGGTTGGACTGGTACTCCTGCTAGTACCGAATTACTCGTTAAAGAAATGAAAAAACAAAAAGAAAGTGCACTTTATCAAACATTTCTAATGGATAATAAAGACTGTACAAATCAATGCATTCAAGCCATTAAAGAACAGAATATTTCCGTTATAAAAGCATGTATACAAAAAAACAGAAATCAACTACAACAATTATCCCGCTACATTGAAACACCAACATTAAAAACTCTTTGTGACATTGCTGAACGCTATGGAAGTGTGGCGAAAACATCGGGTGCCGGTGGGGGAGATTGTGGCATTTGTTTAGTTGAAAATGTACAGCAGAAAGAAAACATTATAAGCGCTTGGAATCAAGCAGCTATCTTACATTTAGGAGAAATTGGAGGCAATTATGACACAGCAAGTCAATCGAAAAGATGA
- a CDS encoding type 2 isopentenyl-diphosphate Delta-isomerase encodes MTQQVNRKDEHIQHALEQFVQESTPEFAQTQFVHHSFPEIAYEDVNIHTNLDTLLLSAPFFINAMTGGSQKAYDINRQLAFIAKETDIPLATGSVSVALKEPDTAESFRVVRQINPNGLIFANLGAHHSVENAKRAVDLLEADALQIHVNTPQEMVMPEGERDFTGWLHHIEQIVAELNIPIIVKEVGFGMSKETVTQLTNIGVRIIDISGKGGTNFVDIENNRRITSSYNMLSAWGQSTLISLLEAQSVPHPTLIASGGIKNALDITKCIALGANAVGLSGQILYLLERHGMEQTINYIRQTKEHIRTIMTLLGAKNISELQQKAVVVAPTIQNWCHARHIDWQYFANRN; translated from the coding sequence ATGACACAGCAAGTCAATCGAAAAGATGAGCATATCCAGCATGCTCTTGAACAATTTGTTCAGGAATCGACACCCGAGTTTGCACAAACACAATTTGTCCATCACTCATTCCCTGAAATAGCGTATGAGGATGTTAATATTCATACAAACTTGGATACTTTATTATTATCTGCTCCATTTTTCATCAATGCGATGACTGGGGGTAGTCAAAAAGCCTATGACATCAACCGCCAATTAGCTTTTATTGCCAAGGAAACCGACATACCTCTAGCAACTGGGAGTGTAAGCGTTGCTTTAAAAGAACCTGACACGGCAGAAAGTTTTCGTGTTGTCAGACAAATCAATCCAAATGGCTTAATCTTTGCAAATTTAGGTGCACATCACTCCGTGGAAAACGCTAAAAGAGCGGTCGACTTACTCGAAGCGGATGCCCTACAAATTCATGTGAATACCCCACAAGAAATGGTTATGCCCGAAGGAGAACGAGATTTTACAGGTTGGCTGCATCACATCGAACAAATTGTCGCCGAATTAAACATACCCATTATCGTCAAAGAAGTTGGATTCGGCATGTCAAAAGAAACAGTAACCCAATTAACAAATATTGGCGTGCGTATCATTGATATTTCTGGTAAGGGTGGAACAAATTTTGTCGACATTGAAAACAATCGCCGTATAACATCGTCATATAACATGCTCTCGGCATGGGGACAATCAACGCTCATTTCCTTATTAGAAGCCCAAAGCGTCCCCCATCCTACATTGATTGCATCTGGTGGAATCAAAAATGCACTAGACATAACTAAATGCATTGCTTTGGGCGCGAATGCCGTTGGGTTATCTGGACAAATACTCTATTTGCTAGAACGTCATGGTATGGAGCAAACAATAAACTACATTCGCCAAACAAAAGAACACATACGCACCATTATGACCTTACTTGGTGCAAAAAATATCTCTGAGTTACAACAAAAAGCTGTTGTTGTAGCACCGACTATCCAAAACTGGTGCCATGCTCGCCATATAGACTGGCAATATTTTGCAAATCGTAATTAA
- a CDS encoding zinc ABC transporter substrate-binding protein codes for MKHLKKLSFFILVLVLAACQAPSKKQEMTEAPKMEKLSVVTSFYPVYYMTQAIAGEHANVSMLIEGAVEPHDFEPSAKDIALIDKAKVFVYSSNNMETWVKSVQDGLGKESKVAFIESGKDVSFIKGKGHHHDHDGDHKDDHDEDEDALDPHIWLDPETAKAQVKTIAEGLIAADTAHKADYEKNRDMLLEKLDVLAKKYDAAFKNATNKAFVTQHAAFGYIAHRYDLEQEAISGLQAKEPTAQDIAEVVEEMKEHKLTTIYVDPGSSQATANAVAKETGASIETLYTMESKVEGKDFLQILEENLVSLQKSIK; via the coding sequence ATGAAACATTTAAAAAAATTAAGTTTCTTTATTTTGGTACTTGTATTGGCTGCATGTCAAGCACCAAGTAAGAAACAAGAAATGACTGAAGCACCAAAAATGGAAAAATTGTCTGTTGTGACAAGTTTTTATCCTGTGTATTATATGACACAAGCGATTGCAGGTGAACATGCTAACGTCAGCATGTTGATTGAGGGAGCGGTAGAGCCACATGATTTTGAGCCAAGTGCAAAAGATATTGCACTAATTGATAAAGCTAAAGTATTTGTATATAGTAGTAACAACATGGAAACATGGGTGAAAAGTGTACAAGATGGTTTAGGTAAAGAATCAAAAGTGGCATTTATTGAATCTGGTAAAGATGTTTCCTTTATAAAAGGAAAAGGACATCATCATGATCATGATGGAGATCATAAAGATGACCATGATGAAGATGAGGATGCGTTGGATCCACATATTTGGTTAGATCCAGAAACAGCAAAAGCACAAGTAAAAACTATTGCAGAAGGTTTAATTGCAGCGGATACTGCTCATAAAGCAGATTATGAAAAAAATCGTGATATGTTACTTGAAAAATTAGATGTTTTAGCTAAAAAATATGATGCTGCTTTTAAAAATGCTACAAACAAAGCATTTGTTACACAACATGCTGCATTTGGATACATTGCACATCGTTATGACTTAGAACAAGAAGCCATTTCTGGTTTACAAGCAAAAGAGCCAACAGCACAAGATATTGCAGAAGTTGTTGAAGAAATGAAAGAGCATAAATTAACAACAATTTATGTTGATCCAGGTAGTTCTCAAGCTACAGCAAACGCTGTTGCAAAAGAAACAGGTGCAAGTATTGAAACATTGTATACAATGGAATCAAAAGTAGAAGGTAAAGATTTCTTACAAATTTTAGAAGAAAACTTAGTATCATTACAAAAATCAATTAAGTAG
- the mvaD gene encoding diphosphomevalonate decarboxylase has product MIGIARAHTNIALIKYWGKRDKKLFLPMNSSLSLTLDAFYTDTKVTFDQTLTKDTFFLNNKEETTEKITPFLDLFREKMSSPRFAKVESLNFVPTAAGLASSASAFAALAGAINQASGLHLDTQTLSTFARRGSGSATRSLYGGFVEWNKGTDSHNSMAIPIDDASWDIAMIIIVVNQAKKTISSRDGMALTVQTSPFYQAWVESAEKDLQNIKQAIANKDFITLGEITEFNGMKMHGTMLGSNPPFCYFEPETIIAQQAIRQLRAEGIPAYMTMDAGPNVKVLCQTSTIPTILSHLETLFSKDKLIISKVGKAMHYLTQDDWEQSLQSFEDTL; this is encoded by the coding sequence ATGATTGGGATTGCCCGTGCACACACAAATATTGCCTTAATAAAATATTGGGGAAAACGTGATAAAAAGCTCTTTTTACCAATGAATAGCAGTTTATCATTAACACTGGATGCCTTTTACACGGATACAAAAGTAACCTTTGATCAAACGCTGACAAAAGATACTTTTTTCTTAAACAATAAAGAAGAAACAACCGAAAAAATCACACCATTTTTAGATTTATTTCGAGAAAAAATGTCCTCACCTCGCTTTGCCAAAGTAGAAAGTTTAAACTTTGTCCCTACCGCAGCTGGTTTAGCTAGTTCAGCTTCTGCTTTTGCTGCTCTAGCCGGAGCCATAAATCAAGCAAGTGGCTTACATTTAGATACACAAACACTCTCAACATTCGCTCGACGTGGCAGTGGTAGCGCAACACGCAGTCTGTACGGTGGCTTTGTTGAATGGAACAAAGGGACAGACTCTCACAATTCTATGGCAATCCCAATAGACGATGCTAGCTGGGATATTGCTATGATTATCATTGTCGTTAACCAAGCGAAAAAGACGATTTCAAGTCGTGACGGTATGGCATTAACTGTTCAAACTTCCCCTTTTTATCAAGCATGGGTAGAAAGTGCAGAAAAAGACTTACAAAATATCAAACAAGCGATTGCCAATAAAGATTTTATTACTTTAGGAGAAATCACTGAATTTAATGGTATGAAAATGCACGGTACCATGCTTGGTAGTAATCCTCCATTTTGTTATTTTGAACCAGAAACGATTATTGCTCAACAAGCCATTCGACAATTAAGAGCAGAAGGGATTCCTGCCTATATGACAATGGATGCTGGCCCAAATGTTAAAGTATTATGCCAAACATCAACTATTCCAACCATTTTATCTCATTTAGAAACGCTGTTTTCTAAAGATAAACTCATCATCTCTAAAGTTGGAAAAGCCATGCATTACTTAACACAAGACGACTGGGAACAATCTCTACAATCATTCGAGGACACATTATGA
- a CDS encoding metal ABC transporter permease, whose amino-acid sequence MEMFQYDFMQRAFLAAICIACIAPILGLLLILRKQSLLADTLSHVSLSGVALGLLIGVSPTVTTIVVVMIAALIMEYLSRVYKSYSEISVAILMSTGLAVALILMSLRKNAAGIKVEQYLFGSLVTVSSEQVSILIGLVIFIGGLYILFRKPLYVLLFDEDTAFTAGLPVRLMSLLINIVTGVTISVMMPIAGALLVASILILPTAISMRFSNSFTSVILWAMCIGFLGMVGGLYASYEYSTPPGATITLIFVTVLVFVNVIIFVKKWYQQQKAKV is encoded by the coding sequence ATGGAGATGTTTCAGTATGATTTCATGCAAAGAGCGTTCTTAGCAGCGATTTGTATTGCGTGTATTGCTCCTATTTTAGGTTTATTATTAATTTTGCGTAAACAGTCTTTATTGGCAGACACATTATCGCATGTTTCTTTATCAGGGGTTGCTTTAGGATTGTTGATTGGTGTTTCACCAACAGTGACAACGATTGTTGTTGTGATGATTGCTGCATTGATTATGGAGTATTTAAGTCGTGTCTATAAAAGCTACTCTGAAATATCGGTTGCCATTTTGATGTCTACGGGATTAGCAGTTGCATTGATTTTGATGTCCCTTAGAAAAAATGCAGCGGGTATTAAAGTTGAACAATATTTATTTGGTTCATTGGTTACCGTATCTAGTGAACAGGTGTCTATTTTAATTGGTTTAGTCATTTTTATTGGTGGATTGTATATTCTGTTTAGAAAACCTTTATATGTACTATTGTTTGATGAAGACACAGCTTTTACAGCCGGATTACCTGTTCGATTGATGTCATTGTTAATCAATATTGTCACGGGTGTGACCATTAGTGTAATGATGCCGATTGCAGGCGCTCTACTTGTTGCCTCCATTTTAATTTTACCTACAGCAATTAGCATGCGTTTCTCAAATAGTTTTACAAGTGTCATTTTATGGGCAATGTGTATTGGTTTTTTAGGTATGGTAGGTGGGTTATATGCTTCTTATGAATACAGTACCCCTCCAGGTGCAACCATTACACTGATTTTTGTGACAGTATTAGTTTTTGTTAATGTGATTATTTTTGTGAAAAAGTGGTATCAACAACAAAAAGCTAAAGTGTAA
- a CDS encoding DNA-directed RNA polymerase subunit beta: protein MLRILFYCIFMLVLVGVFLVIGLMIGYSILGDGNAFDVFNWHTWQHILDFLK from the coding sequence ATGTTGCGTATTTTATTTTATTGTATTTTTATGCTTGTCTTAGTAGGCGTGTTTCTTGTGATAGGGCTGATGATTGGCTATTCTATTTTAGGCGATGGCAATGCCTTTGATGTCTTTAATTGGCATACATGGCAACATATATTAGACTTTTTAAAATAA
- the murA gene encoding UDP-N-acetylglucosamine 1-carboxyvinyltransferase, which yields MERIIVRGGKSLSGTVKVEGAKNAVLPILASSLLAETGKTNLANVPVLSDVYLMNDVLKALNVSLVFDEKTNTMEIDATGDLLTTAPFEYVSKMRASIVVMGPLLARKGYAKVSLPGGCAIGTRPIDLHLKGFEALGATINVDAGFIEASAETLKGAHIYLDFPSVGATQNIMMAATLADGTTVIENVAREPEIVDLANILNKMGVKVYGAGTDTIRIVGVERLKGASHYVIPDRIETGTFMMAAAITKGDIFIEDAIADHNKPLMSKLTEMGVVFKEQDNGIRVIGPDVLKGTDVKTMPHPGFPTDMQAQMTIAQLLSNKGTSMTETVFENRFMHFEELRRMNADFRIEGQTVFMNPSHDLQGAEVAASDLRAAAALVLAGLRAEGFTQVVELVYLDRGYYKFHEKLKALGADIVRVPNVLSMDEIHQLFIS from the coding sequence ATGGAGAGAATTATTGTTCGAGGTGGTAAATCGTTATCCGGAACAGTAAAAGTAGAGGGTGCTAAAAATGCGGTATTGCCTATTTTAGCCTCTAGTTTATTAGCAGAAACAGGAAAGACAAATTTGGCGAATGTTCCTGTATTATCTGATGTCTATTTAATGAATGATGTTTTAAAAGCGTTAAATGTATCGCTTGTGTTTGATGAAAAAACAAATACGATGGAGATTGATGCAACGGGGGACTTGTTAACGACAGCACCATTTGAATATGTGAGTAAAATGCGTGCTTCGATTGTTGTCATGGGGCCGTTATTGGCACGTAAAGGCTATGCGAAAGTATCCTTACCGGGAGGTTGTGCAATTGGTACACGTCCGATTGATTTGCATTTAAAGGGCTTTGAGGCTTTGGGTGCCACAATCAATGTAGATGCTGGTTTTATTGAAGCAAGCGCTGAAACTTTAAAAGGTGCGCATATTTATTTAGATTTCCCAAGTGTTGGTGCAACGCAAAATATTATGATGGCAGCAACTTTAGCAGATGGGACGACTGTAATTGAAAATGTTGCTAGAGAACCAGAAATTGTTGATTTAGCGAATATTTTAAATAAAATGGGTGTAAAAGTATATGGTGCAGGTACAGATACCATTCGTATTGTTGGGGTGGAACGATTAAAAGGTGCTTCACATTATGTGATTCCAGATAGGATTGAAACAGGTACCTTTATGATGGCGGCAGCCATTACAAAAGGAGATATTTTTATTGAAGATGCCATTGCCGATCATAACAAACCATTGATGTCTAAGTTAACAGAAATGGGTGTTGTTTTTAAAGAGCAAGATAATGGTATTCGTGTCATTGGGCCAGACGTATTAAAAGGAACCGATGTAAAAACAATGCCTCATCCGGGCTTTCCAACAGATATGCAAGCTCAAATGACGATTGCGCAGTTATTGTCTAATAAAGGGACAAGCATGACCGAAACCGTTTTTGAAAATCGTTTTATGCACTTTGAAGAATTGCGTCGTATGAATGCCGATTTTAGAATCGAAGGACAAACCGTTTTTATGAATCCGTCACATGACTTGCAAGGAGCAGAAGTAGCAGCATCTGATTTGCGTGCAGCAGCAGCGTTAGTGTTAGCGGGTTTGCGTGCAGAAGGCTTTACACAAGTTGTGGAGTTGGTTTATTTAGATAGAGGTTATTATAAATTCCATGAAAAGTTAAAAGCATTAGGTGCCGATATTGTACGAGTACCAAATGTATTGAGCATGGACGAGATACATCAATTATTTATATCATAA